CGCGATCATGGGAGTCTCCTGGATGCGGCGGCGTACATCGCGGCGCGGTTTGCTGGATGGGACGGGCGGTTGCCGGCGGATGGTAGACGTGCTGCCTGGCGCCGCCAAGGGTGCCAAGGATGCCAAGCGCGCCATATACAGCGACGTTGGCATCCTTGGCACCCTTGGACCTGGCAGCACGCGCCAGTGCCCGACAGACGGCGGCGCGTCAGGCGGCCGGGTCGGTTTGGCAGCCTTGCTCGGCGGCAGCGGGCAGTGACCAAGACCATCCGGCTGCGCTCTTCGTAGCGACGACGCCCAACTCCTTGTGGGCGCGTTTCAAGGTCCGCTTTGCGATACCCGCATCGTCCGCTGCCTGATAGCCGTCGTTGGCGGCCACCGGACCGTCGGCCAGGAGTTCGCGCACGAAATCGGCGGCTTCGCGCTTTGCAGTGCGCACATCCGGATTCGGCGGCGTCGTCAACTCGTCCGCTGTCAATGGCGACGTGCCGCCCCATTCGATCCGGGATGCGCCGTTGTCCGCCGCCACCGGGCGCAGCGCCAGCGATTCCGGCCGCGGTCCCAAGTTGCCCTTGACGTGCGCGAGGATGCGCCGCTGTTCGTCGTCCGGATCCGTGGCCAGCATCCAACCGCAGCGGGCGGCGCCGATGATGCCGATCGATCCGCCGCCACGGTAGATCGCTTGCGTCCCGGCGGACTTGTTCAAGTGGCGGACCAAGAGCACGGCCGCGCCGGTGTCGGTTGCCAGTCGAATCCACGGCGTCAGAACGCGGCGCACGTCTTGGTCCTTGAAGCTGTTGACGTCCTGCGGCACATACGCCATGAGCGGATCGACGATGACCAACGCCGCGTCGATCGCCCGGATCGTCGCCCGCACGTGCGCGACGTCCGCCAACGTCGGCATTGGCGCGCCTTCTTCGTTGGACGTGGCGAGGATCGCAACGATCCGTTCCAAGTCGGCGCCGGCAGCGTCAAGGCGTGGCCACGTCGTATCGGCCAAGCCGTCCTCCGCCGACAGGATGACTACGCCCCGCGGCCCGTCGAGTTCGCTTCGCGCACCGTCCGGCATCGGTAGCCCGCGCGATACGCGCGCCGCGATGTCAAGCGCAAGGGTGGACTTGCCGAGGTTCGGATCGCCGTCCAGCATCGTCAACTTGCCGACCGGCAGCCAGCCCAGCCAAATCCATCGCACGCGCTCGGGCTCGACGTCGGCCAAGCAGATCGTGCCGGGCGGCAGCCGCCCGCCAGCATCGGCGGCTTCGGCCAACTCCGGCAGCGCCGCCAGCGCCGCGCCAAGGCCGCTGCCGACCGCCTGCGCCAAGTCGCCAACATCGGCGTGCTCCGGGATGCCGTCGGGCCACGGTGCGGCCGACAGGTCAAGCGCCACGGCATTGATGCCGGCGGCGGCCAGTGCGGCGGCAACGGCAGGTCCGCCGCTCCGGCCGGTGGCGTCGGCATCGTAGACGACACGCACGGGCGCGGCGGCGCCGACGAACGCGGCCAGGTCCGCGGCGATGCCCGTGGCCGCCGACGTGGCGGCTTCGCCTGCGCACATGCAAACGGCCGGAATGCCGTGCAGCTGCGCCGCCCAAACGGCCGGTTCGCCGTTGACGACGTAGACAGCGGCGCCTTCCGGCATGGCCAATGACGCCAGCTGCGCCAGCCCGTACCAATGCGCGCCGCCACCCTTGCCCGCCCATGTGTACTTCGGCTTGGCGTCGTCCAAGAACTTCGCCCGATCGATGTGGAGCGCCGTCGGATAGCGGAGCGCCGGCCGACCGCTGAACCGCTCTTCGCGCACGCCCCACGTATCGCACAGCAAGGCGGCGTCGAGGCCGCGCGCGGCCGCGAACGCGTCCAGGTCCGCAGT
This genomic stretch from Candidatus Avedoeria danica harbors:
- a CDS encoding AAA family ATPase, with the protein product MDGGGGTIALARLLGIDLDGFRTPAARTMANAAHIAVARPKRRSKPPTGATADLDAFAAARGLDAALLCDTWGVREERFSGRPALRYPTALHIDRAKFLDDAKPKYTWAGKGGGAHWYGLAQLASLAMPEGAAVYVVNGEPAVWAAQLHGIPAVCMCAGEAATSAATGIAADLAAFVGAAAPVRVVYDADATGRSGGPAVAAALAAAGINAVALDLSAAPWPDGIPEHADVGDLAQAVGSGLGAALAALPELAEAADAGGRLPPGTICLADVEPERVRWIWLGWLPVGKLTMLDGDPNLGKSTLALDIAARVSRGLPMPDGARSELDGPRGVVILSAEDGLADTTWPRLDAAGADLERIVAILATSNEEGAPMPTLADVAHVRATIRAIDAALVIVDPLMAYVPQDVNSFKDQDVRRVLTPWIRLATDTGAAVLLVRHLNKSAGTQAIYRGGGSIGIIGAARCGWMLATDPDDEQRRILAHVKGNLGPRPESLALRPVAADNGASRIEWGGTSPLTADELTTPPNPDVRTAKREAADFVRELLADGPVAANDGYQAADDAGIAKRTLKRAHKELGVVATKSAAGWSWSLPAAAEQGCQTDPAA